The Apostichopus japonicus isolate 1M-3 chromosome 6, ASM3797524v1, whole genome shotgun sequence genome contains a region encoding:
- the LOC139968574 gene encoding serine/threonine-protein phosphatase 2A catalytic subunit beta isoform: MNAKELDAWIEQLNECKQLEENQVKQLCEKAKEILTRESNVQDVRCPVTVCGDVHGQFHDLMELFRIGGKSPDTNYLFMGDYVDRGYYSVETVTLLVTLKVRFPERITILRGNHESRQITQVYGFYDECLRKYGNPNVWKYFTDLFDYLPLTALVDGQIFCLHGGLSPSIDTLDHIRALDRIQEVPHEGPMCDLLWSDPDDRGGWGISPRGAGYTFGQDISETFNHTNGLTLISRAHQLVMEGYNWCHDRNVVTIFSAPNYCYRCGNQAAIMELDDALKYSFLQFDPAPRRGEPHVTRRTPDYFL; encoded by the exons TGTGAAAAG GCCAAAGAAATCCTTACTCGGGAGTCAAATGTCCAAGATGTGAGATGTCCTGTAACAGTATGTGGAGATGTtcatggtcaattccatgaccTAATGGAGCTGTTCAGAATTGGTGGCAAGTCCCCAGacacaaattatttatttatgggGGACTATGTTGACAGAGGGTATTACTCAGTTGAAACTGTAACCCTTTTAGTGACTTTGAAG GTACGATTCCCAGAGCGTATAACAATCTTGAGAGGAAACCATGAAAGTCGACAGATTACACAAGTTTATGGCTTCTATGACGAATGTTTAAGAAAGTATGGCAACCCAAATGTATGGAAATATTTTACAGACTTGTTTGACTATCTCCCTCTTACAGCTCTCGTTGATGGTCAG ATTTTCTGCCTTCATGGTGGTCTTTCCCCCTCTATTGACACTTTGGATCATATTCGTGCATTAGATCGTATACAGGAAGTTCCACACGAA GGTCCAATGTGTGATCTACTGTGGTCTGACCCTGATGACAGAGGTGGCTGGGGTATATCCCCTCGTGGGGCTGGCTACACCTTCGGTCAAGATATATCTGAAACATTCAACCATACCAATGGTCTCACCCTCATCTCCAGGGCACATCAGCTGGTTATGGAG GGTTACAATTGGTGCCATGACAGGAATGTGGTAACCATCTTCAGTGCTCCTAACTATTGCTATCGATGCGGCAACCAGGCAGCCATCATGGAGCTAGATGATGCCCTCAAATACTCCTT CTTACAATTTGACCCAGCTCCAAGGAGAGGAGAACCCCACGTGACAAGGCGTACCCCAGATTACTTTCTGTAG
- the LOC139968572 gene encoding small ribosomal subunit protein RACK1-like isoform X1, with product MAQSNEQIVCRGTLKGHNGWVTQIATTPNFPDMILSASRDKKTILWKLTHEDTNYGIPHLALEGHSHFVSDVVMSSDGQFALTGSWDKTLRLWDLNHGKSTRTFNDHKGDVLSVAFSADNRQIVSGSRDKTIKLWNTLGICKYTISEDCHDNWVSCVRFSPSQANPIIVSCGWDKLVKVWNLTNCKLKTNHYGHSGYLNCVTVSPDGSLCASGGKDGQSMLWDLNEGKHLYTLEGGDIINALCFSPNRYWLCAAAGPCIKIWDLENKTTVEELKQDVFTAGGKSEKQPTCLSLAWSSDGQTLFAGYSDNLIRVWQVSLVQ from the exons ATGGCGCAATCTAACGAACAAATTGTTTGTAGAGGTACCCTTAAAGGCCACAATGGGTGGGTCACTCAAATTGCTACTACCCCCAATTTTCCTGACATGATACTGTCTGCATCACGGG ATAAGAAAACCATTTTGTGGAAGCTTACCCATGAAGATACAAACTATGGCATACCTCACCTAGCCCTGGAAGGACACAGTCACTTTGTGTCTGATGTTGTGATGTCATCTGATGGCCAATTTGCTCTGACAGGCTCATGGGATAAGACTCTTAGACTGTGGGATCTTAACCA CGGCAAGTCTACAAGGACTTTCAATGACCACAAAGGTGATGTCCTGTCTGTTGCTTTCTCCGCTGATAATCGACAGATCGTGTCTGGTTCCCGTGACAAGACCATCAAGCTCTGGAATACTCTTGGTATCTGCAAATACACAATATCA GAAGACTGCCATGACAACTGGGTGTCCTGCGTTCGCTTCTCACCTAGCCAGGCAAATCCTATCATTGTGTCCTGTGGATGGGACAAACTTGTCAAG GTATGGAACTTGACCAACTGTAAGCTGAAGACCAACCACTATGGACACTCAGGATATCTTAACTGTGTCACTGTATCTCCAGATGGTTCTCTCTGTGCTTCCGGTGGCAAG GACGGTCAGTCCATGCTGTGGGATCTGAATGAAGGTAAACATCTGTACACTCTGGAAGGTGGTGACATCATCAACGCACTCTGCTTCAGTCCCAACAGGTACTGGCTGTGTGCTGCTGCTGGACCCTGCATCAAAATCTGG GATCTTGAGAACAAAACAACTGTTGAGGAACTCAAGCAAGATGTGTTCACAGCTGGAGGCAAGAGTGAGAAGCAGCCAACCTGTCTGAGTTTGGCCTGGTCATCAGATGGTCAGACTCTGTTTGCAGGTTACTCGGACAATCTTATCAGAGTATGGCAGGTGTCCCTAGTACAGTAA